The Verrucomicrobiaceae bacterium DNA window CGACTTCTGATTTTTGCTCTTCAGCGGCTTTTCGTTTGAGGGCATCGAGGGCGATCTCTGCGGCGGTGTGGCCGATGGCAGCGGGATCGCAGTAAACGAGGCTGGAGCAGCCTTTGAGGCCTTTTTGGAGGCCTATGACGAAGATGCCTGCCTGAGTGGCTGCTGGCAATACGCTGGAAAAGTCAGCGCCGTCTGCGGGATCGAGGAGGATAGCGATGGGCTTGCGATCAAGGGCGGCACGGAATTGTGCGACCTGCTTTTCGGCGTCATCGGCGGCATCAAGCGTGGTGAGCTTCATTCCATTCTGCCTGCCACTGAGGACGCTGAGGACGGCTTTTTGATAGAGTGGGTAGGCGAGTTTTGCGTTGCCTTGCAGGAGGAGGATTTCGGAGCGGTCGTCTTTGGCCGTGATACCAAAGGTGCGGGCGATTTCTGGTGGCGGGCGGATCTCTCCGAGCAGGGAGTTGCCGTCCTCGGATTTGCGCAAATCTTTGTCGTGCTGGGCAAAGGGATCTCCACCGGAGTTATCCGCTGGTCCGCAGGCAGATAGCCAGGCCGTGGCGGCGGCTAGGAGGAGAAAGCGGAGGTGAGGTAGGCGCATGACGTGCGGCTTTTTTGCCATGTTTTGGCGGCGGGCACAAGCCTCTTACTTCAAGGCGGCGTCGATCGCGGTGGTGAGCTCTGGGGCGGTGGGCTCGACATCGGAGCCGAAGCGCTGCAAGACCTTGCCGTCTTTGCCGACGAGGAATTTTTCAAAGTTCCAGCCTACGTCACCACCAGTCTGGGTGAGTGCGGTGTAGAGCGGATGTTTGGAGGCTCCGAGGATGGCCACTTTGGCGGTCATGGGAAAGGTGACCTTGTATCGCTCTGTGCAGAAGGCGATGATTTGCGGCTCTGCGCCGGGTTCTTGGCCGCCGAAGTCGTTGCATGGCACACCGAGGACGATGAGTCCCTGGGCTGCATATTTTTCATGGAGGGCCTGTAGTCCTTCATATTGCGGGGTGTAGCCACATTCGGAAGCGACGTTGACGATGAGCATGACTTTGCCAGCGTAGTCTTTGAGGCTTTTCTCTTTGCCCTGGATATCCTGGATGGTGATGGCGTGAATGCCACTGTCTGCGGCGATGGCGCTGCTGAGGGTCATGATGGCGGCGAGGAGGATGCGGAGGGCTTTTTCATGGATGAGAGCAGGTGCTTCTTCAGGGTGTGGTGACAGAGATGTATGTGGAGAAGGAGGTATTGATGATGCGGAACTCGCGGCTGACGACACTGGGGGCGGTGAGTGTGAGGGCTTCTTTGGCGTATTTGCTGAGGGTGTCTGGATTGGCGTCCACACGCTGTATTTCGCCTGCGGAGTCGGTGATGATGAGCATGTAGCCGTATTCTTTGGCTCCACTGCGGTAGGCGCCGCCTTCGTAATAGGAGAGGCGTACGTCGGGGGTGGCGTTTTCCATTTTCGCCTGCGGGGTCAGATTGAGCTCATGCTCGATCTTTTGGGTGACGTAGAGGTGGGTTCCTTGATCGTTGGAGGCCTCTTTGGCGAAGGTGAGGATGGTTGCTTTTGCGTCGCGTATGTGGCGAGTGACTTCGCGGTTCTGGATGCTGTAGCCGTAACTGATGTCGATGGAGCGGTAGCCACCATCAGCGAAGCCACGGGTGCTTTTTTTGCTGCGTACGAGCGTGGTGAGGCTGAATTTTTTGGTCCCTGCCGCAGTGGGCGCGGTGGCGGCAGGTGCGGCGGTGGCAGTCTCTGGATGTGCAGCGGCCCAGGCGTCGATGTAGGCGTGGTCTTCCTTGCAGAGGGTGTTGCGGGGGACGCGTATTTCTTTGCCATCATCCTTTTTTCGCAACATGACGGCGTCTGCTGCTACGGCGATGATTTCTGCCTCCAAGAGCGATCCGGCGGTGCTGACGAAAAACCGCGTTTCGGCCTGCAAACTAGCCACACAGACCCAAATGGCCGTGAGAAGGAGTTTGGCGAGGTGGTGGGGCTTTGGCATGTTTTCCTGGTGGATACGTTCTGCGATTCCGCAGCTTTGGGAACTGCATTTTTTGAGGAAATGGGGCCTGCTGTTGGCGGCTCTCTCAGTAGCCTTCGGTGGCTTCACTGAAGGTCCAGGGGGCCTGGTAGGCACCGGTGCGCTCTTTTCAGTGGCGAACGAGGTCATTGAGCAGCGCGGATGCTCCGAAGCGGTAGCGACTGTTGTGGAGCCATGTATCGCCAAGGGTTTCTTTGACGGCGATGAGGAAGTGCAGGGCTTGTTTGGCCGTGCGGATGCCGCCAGCGGGCTTCATGGCGATGGGGATGCCGGTGGAGAGAAAGTGGTCACGGATGGCCTCCAGCATGACCTGATTGTTGCCGAGGGTGGCGTTGGAAGAGGTCTTGCCGGTGCTGGTTTTGATGAAGTCACCAGGCCTGAGTACACGCATGGCGAGGAAGCTTGCGGCGCGGATGTTGTCGTAGGTTTCGAGTTCGCTGACCTCGAGGATGACTTTGAGGGTGGCTTTGCCACAGGCGGTGAGGACGGCGGAGATTTCGTCCTGTACGCGGTGGAGATCGCCGCTGAGGAAGGCACCACGGTTGATGACCATGTCGATTTCATCCGCTCCATCGGCGACGGCGCTGCGGACTTCTGCTAGGCGGGTGGTGAGGGAGGTCTGGCCACTGGGAAAGGCGGTAGCGACGGATGCGATTTTGACCGCGTTGCCTGTGAGGTGCTTTTTGGCATGTCGTACCATGCTCGGATAGACGCAAACGGCTGCGGTGGAGGGGATGTCGCTGTGGTCATGCGGGCGCAGCGCTTTTTGGCAGAGTGAGGCGACTTTGCCAGGGGTGTCTTTGCCCTCCAAGGTGGTGAGATCGACCATGGAGACGGCGAGGCGGAGGCCGAAGACCTTGGCGTTTTTCTTGATGCTGCGGGTGGTGTACTTGGCGACTCGTTCCTCGATGCCGAGAGTGTCCACGGGGCCGATTTCATCCATCAGACGGCGTAGGCTGGTGGGTGCGGTGGGCATGGTGGGCTCGTGGATCGTGCGCGGATGGCGTGAGGCCTGTTTCTCCCCCGTTCCTACCTCACCAGACGCGGCTGAGAAAGCGACCGAACATGCCCTGCGGGGCAGAGGACTTTTTGCTACCACGTTTTCCGGCGATGGCACGGGGTATGAGCGGGCCTTTGTGATCAATGACGCGGATGGAGGCGATCTCGATGCGGGCGATGGGGCAGTCGTTGCTGTCCACGGGCATGCGGGAGATGTATTCGAGCGTTTCGAGGCCGGAGACGACTTGGCCAAAGGCGGTGTACTTTCCTTCGAGGAAGTCATAGTGGCCTAGGGCGAAGTAAAACTGGCTGCTGTTGTTGCGGCGCTCAGGATTCACGCTGTCGGCACGGCGTGCCATGGCGACAGTGCCGAGTCGATGGGGGCGCTTGCTGCTTTCATAGGGGAGGGTGCGAGTTTCCCCTCCGGTGCCCCATTGATCGCGTTTGTCGTCATCAGCAGTGAGTGGGTCGCCGGTCTGGACTAGGAAGTCCTCGATAGCGCGGTGAAAGGCGAGCCCGTCATAGAATTTGCTGCTGCAGAGGTCGATGAAGTTCGCGACGGTATTGGGGGCAGAGTTTTTATAGAGCTCGATGACGACTTCCTCCTCGGTGCCACCGAAGGAAACCTGCATGATGGCGAGTTTATGCACGGAGTCCTTGGGCCAGAGTGCGGGGTCTTCGCGGGCAGTGAGAGCGGGGACGGTGTAGGTGCCGCGTGTGGGGGCGCTGACCAAAGGCGGGGCGGCGGTGGTGGTGCCACTGGGTTTGGCAGCGGTAGAGGTGCCATTTTTGTCTGCGGCCTGGAAGACGGAGCGCTGGGCCTCATCTGCTAGTTTATCAATGTCTGCGCCGACGGGAGCGGTGGCCGCTGGTTGGAGCTTTTCCGGCACTGGGAGCTGTGCGGAAGATGGGCTGAGGAGACTGAGAAAGACGAATGGGCAGAGCAGGAGGGCTTTTTTCACGACGCGAGTAGGGATGTGGCACGTTCCTGCCGCAGGAGCAGCGAGGAGGGGAGTGCCGGATCAGCGCAAATTCGAAGGCACAGTGACAGAGGGCTGCGGCGCTGGTTCAAGCGCTGGGGCCGGGGTAGGAGCGGAAATCTCCGCAGCTGCACGAGAAGCGGGGGCAGGAGTGGAGGGTGCATTGCCCTGAGCAGAGCCCAGAGCGGCGGCTTCACTGGCGCTGTATTTGTAGATTTGCTTCGGACCACCGCGTGTCTTGCGGCGTGGCAGGCCATTGGCGACATCGAAGTCATCCGCCTCCGCCACAGTAGGGAATTTGAGATCGGCCTTGTGTGAGGTACAGGAAACCACTGCGGAAGTGAGGAGGGCGGCGAGGAGGATTCGGACGAGGGACATTTTTGATGAGCAGATGTTGATATCTTACAGGGGGAGCGATGTCGATTGTAGGCTGACGCCTCTGTGCTGGCAACCGTGAATAATGCCCGCGCTGGGATCAGACTTTGCGCCCCAGGGCAATGATGGTGCGTCCGAGCAAAATCGGTGTGCTATTCATCGCTCGTACGAGCGGCTCGTTCGCCTCATCGAGGGTATGGTAGCGATGGCGCTCACGGCGCATGGCCATCCAGCCAAAGAGCCGGATGAAGGGGATGAGCAGGACGTATTTGAGAAGGGAGGAGCGCTGGACCTTATCAATGTGCGGCTCTACACCCTCAAACCCACTATCCAGCATGGCATGAGCGACGTAGAACCAGGAGACGGGATTGATGTGACCGCCCGTGGAGTAGAGAGCGCTGTTTCTCACTGGGAGCGGGCCGAAGAGGTTCCAGAACCCAAACCAGAGGAAGCGCAGGCGGGAGTTCAGATTCAGGATATTCGGAGTGCTGAGGATGCAGACACCACCTGGGCGTAGCACACGGTGGATCTCACGCACGACCAGGCGGAAGTCCTCTAGGTGCTCGATGACCTCGGTGGCCGTGACGATGTCGAAGCTGGCATCTGGGTAGGGGAGAGGCTCATGGTTGAGATTTGCGATGTCCACCTTCTGATCCGGCAGTTTCATGAGCGTGTCCGTGTAGTCGCAGACGCTGGAGGTGACCTGGAGCTTTGATTTGACCTTTTTGATCAGGGTCCCATGCCCGGCACCGATATCCAGATAGCTGCGCCAGCCCGCTGCGCGGGAGTCAGCCAATAAGAGAGCCAAAACCTTGTCGTGAATGCCGTCGATACTCATGGGCCGCGTGCTTATCGGCAGCAGCCAGCGGCAGCAAACGCTTTTTTATCGAGCTGCGGCACGGCGACGGCGCAGCAGAGTCGCACACAGGCCCAGACCGGTCAAAAGTGCACGTCCAGGCTCTGGGATGGCGGCGACGATGCTGACCGTCCCCGTGGCGTTAAAAGCGCTAGAGTCCCATGCGAGATTGTAGGCAGAAATATCCGGCAAAGACAGTGTCGAGGCTAGATTTGCCCCTCCGAAGCTCAGAGAGCCCCAGTCCACCAGATCGAAGCTCTGCCCCGCTGCGGGCGTAAAACCTGCATTGAGTGTCAAATTGATCGCCCCACTGGTGCTCATGCTGAGATTGTTATTGATCACCAATCGGTCAAAGCTGCTCGTAGAGCTGATCCCCAGATTGATGCTGCCTCCAGCAGCCACACTGGCACTGCCCAGCGTGAGTGTGCCGATCCCCGTCGCCGAGCTCACTCCTGGCGCGATGATCCCGCCACTCTGCACCTGGACGAGCCCAGTGATGAAGCCTGTACCCTCCAGCGTCCCGCCATTGCCAATGATCACACCGCCCGTACCGGTGGCACTGCCGCTCGTATTCGTCACGCTGAGTTTGCCCGCGCTCACCGTCACCGTGCCGCTCATGGAAGGAGATGCGGCCGTGAAGGCCAGCGTACCAGTACCGTCCTTTTGTAGGCTCACACTGCCGATGATCGTCCCGCTGAACTGAACGGATTGCCCCCCGGCGACTGTCCACGACTGCGCTGCATTGAGTTGGATGTCGGTCGTGATCGTCGCGGAGTCATTCGCCGTGATCCCCCCACTGCCAAGCTGAAGCGGCATACCCATCGTGCCAGCCAAGGTATAGCTACCCGTTGCTGGTTGGAGGACGATACCCGTGGCCACGATCGTGCTGCTTACAGTCACGGTACCTGCGGTGCCGCCATTTCCCAGCACCGCTGTCCAACCGGCGGAGTTATCCCAGTTTACGTTCGTGGTGCCGTTGTACCACTCTTTTGATCCACTGACATTCCACGTTCCGCTGCCATCCAGAATGGATGGATTACCATTGCCGTTGGAGTCCCAATAGCGATAAGTCTGACCAAAGAGTGATGTCGCTGCTAGGATCAAGTAGATGGCAGTCTTTGCCATTTGTCGTGGCAGACACCACTTGTTCAGTATTGGATAGGAATTCGACATGTTAAACTTAGCCTTTATATATTTTACATAAATAAGCATAAATTATGACAATGTCTCGCCGTAATTGTTGAAATAATTGAAATTATATCGGCTTATCTAATG harbors:
- a CDS encoding class I SAM-dependent methyltransferase, whose translation is MSIDGIHDKVLALLLADSRAAGWRSYLDIGAGHGTLIKKVKSKLQVTSSVCDYTDTLMKLPDQKVDIANLNHEPLPYPDASFDIVTATEVIEHLEDFRLVVREIHRVLRPGGVCILSTPNILNLNSRLRFLWFGFWNLFGPLPVRNSALYSTGGHINPVSWFYVAHAMLDSGFEGVEPHIDKVQRSSLLKYVLLIPFIRLFGWMAMRRERHRYHTLDEANEPLVRAMNSTPILLGRTIIALGRKV
- a CDS encoding glutathione peroxidase, whose translation is MTLSSAIAADSGIHAITIQDIQGKEKSLKDYAGKVMLIVNVASECGYTPQYEGLQALHEKYAAQGLIVLGVPCNDFGGQEPGAEPQIIAFCTERYKVTFPMTAKVAILGASKHPLYTALTQTGGDVGWNFEKFLVGKDGKVLQRFGSDVEPTAPELTTAIDAALK
- a CDS encoding peptidylprolyl isomerase, which codes for MKKALLLCPFVFLSLLSPSSAQLPVPEKLQPAATAPVGADIDKLADEAQRSVFQAADKNGTSTAAKPSGTTTAAPPLVSAPTRGTYTVPALTAREDPALWPKDSVHKLAIMQVSFGGTEEEVVIELYKNSAPNTVANFIDLCSSKFYDGLAFHRAIEDFLVQTGDPLTADDDKRDQWGTGGETRTLPYESSKRPHRLGTVAMARRADSVNPERRNNSSQFYFALGHYDFLEGKYTAFGQVVSGLETLEYISRMPVDSNDCPIARIEIASIRVIDHKGPLIPRAIAGKRGSKKSSAPQGMFGRFLSRVW
- a CDS encoding substrate-binding domain-containing protein; translation: MRLPHLRFLLLAAATAWLSACGPADNSGGDPFAQHDKDLRKSEDGNSLLGEIRPPPEIARTFGITAKDDRSEILLLQGNAKLAYPLYQKAVLSVLSGRQNGMKLTTLDAADDAEKQVAQFRAALDRKPIAILLDPADGADFSSVLPAATQAGIFVIGLQKGLKGCSSLVYCDPAAIGHTAAEIALDALKRKAAEEQKSEVAGRIVQIRGAEKSPLSQQISIGLEEGLRKQPGVILVHDAPAGWTPETVFHRFSEAVNIQKQFDVVFAHSDVLAQAVAKAATHYNTREQLLIIGVDGLDSRNEGLDLLRNGEIDATVARPLLVDLALSLALKKKADPAFQPKESYVVPPIAVTPKNHSAFSARREFALPSL
- the deoC gene encoding deoxyribose-phosphate aldolase; amino-acid sequence: MPTAPTSLRRLMDEIGPVDTLGIEERVAKYTTRSIKKNAKVFGLRLAVSMVDLTTLEGKDTPGKVASLCQKALRPHDHSDIPSTAAVCVYPSMVRHAKKHLTGNAVKIASVATAFPSGQTSLTTRLAEVRSAVADGADEIDMVINRGAFLSGDLHRVQDEISAVLTACGKATLKVILEVSELETYDNIRAASFLAMRVLRPGDFIKTSTGKTSSNATLGNNQVMLEAIRDHFLSTGIPIAMKPAGGIRTAKQALHFLIAVKETLGDTWLHNSRYRFGASALLNDLVRH
- a CDS encoding PEP-CTERM sorting domain-containing protein (PEP-CTERM proteins occur, often in large numbers, in the proteomes of bacteria that also encode an exosortase, a predicted intramembrane cysteine proteinase. The presence of a PEP-CTERM domain at a protein's C-terminus predicts cleavage within the sorting domain, followed by covalent anchoring to some some component of the (usually Gram-negative) cell surface. Many PEP-CTERM proteins exhibit an unusual sequence composition that includes large numbers of potential glycosylation sites. Expression of one such protein has been shown restore the ability of a bacterium to form floc, a type of biofilm.); the encoded protein is MAKTAIYLILAATSLFGQTYRYWDSNGNGNPSILDGSGTWNVSGSKEWYNGTTNVNWDNSAGWTAVLGNGGTAGTVTVSSTIVATGIVLQPATGSYTLAGTMGMPLQLGSGGITANDSATITTDIQLNAAQSWTVAGGQSVQFSGTIIGSVSLQKDGTGTLAFTAASPSMSGTVTVSAGKLSVTNTSGSATGTGGVIIGNGGTLEGTGFITGLVQVQSGGIIAPGVSSATGIGTLTLGSASVAAGGSINLGISSTSSFDRLVINNNLSMSTSGAINLTLNAGFTPAAGQSFDLVDWGSLSFGGANLASTLSLPDISAYNLAWDSSAFNATGTVSIVAAIPEPGRALLTGLGLCATLLRRRRAAAR